The following are encoded together in the Equus quagga isolate Etosha38 chromosome 1, UCLA_HA_Equagga_1.0, whole genome shotgun sequence genome:
- the KBTBD12 gene encoding kelch repeat and BTB domain-containing protein 12 isoform X3: MECKIQGKEKYQHSLNLLNKVKNMKELAEMVDVVLIAEGEKFPCHRLVLAAFSPYFKAMFTCGLLECTQREVILYDITAESVSVILNYMYSATLEINNANVQTVAMAAYFMQMEEVFSLCQKYMMDHMDASNCVGIYYFAKQIGAEDLSDQSKKYLYQHFAEVSLHEEILETEVHQFLTLVKSDDLNISREESILDLVLKWVNHNRELRTVHLVELLKQVRLELINPSFLRQALKRNTMLLCDAGCIDIIQNAFKAIKTPQQHSLNLRYGMETTSLLLCIGNNSSGIRSRHRNYGDASFCYDPASRKTYFISSPKYGEGLGNVCTGVVMENNTIIVAGEASASKLSRQRNKNVEIYRYHVRGNQFWEKLCTTEFRELYALGSVRNDLYVIGGQMKMKNQYLITNCVDKYSVERDNWKRVSPLPLQLACHAVVTVNNKLYVIGGWTPQMDLPDEEPDRLSNKLLQYDPNQDQWTERAPMKYSKYRFSTAVVNSEIYVLGIMGIAKGEERKFFFK, encoded by the exons ATGGAGTGCAAgattcagggaaaagaaaaataccaacatAGCTTGAATTTACTGAATAAAGTTAAGAATATGAAAGAATTAGCAGAAATGGTTGATGTAGTTCTCATAGCGGAAGGGGAGAAATTTCCTTGCCACAGACTAGTCCTGGCTGCATTTAGTCCTTATTTCAAAGCTATGTTCACGTGTGGACTACTTGAGTGTACTCAACGGGAAGTCATACTTTATGACATCACAGCAGAAAGTGTATCAGTAATATTAAATTACATGTACAGTGCGACTTTGGAGATCAATAATGCCAATGTACAAACTGTAGCTATGGCTGCGTATTTTATGCAGATGGAAGAAGTCTTTAGTTTGTGTCAAAAATATATGATGGACCATATGGATGCCTCGAACTGTGTAGGTATCTATTATTTTGCAAAGCAGATTGGAGCTGAAGATTTATCTGATCAATCgaagaaatatttatatcagcACTTTGCTGAGGTGAGCTTACATGAAGAAATACTAGAAACTGAAGTGCACCAATTTCTGACACTTGTTAAATCAGATGACCTTAACATATCCAGAGAAGAGAGCATTCTGGACTTAGTTCTGAAATGGGTAAATCATAATCGAGAATTACGCACAGTGCATCTTGTTGAGCTTTTGAAGCAAGTCAGATTGGAACTGATaaatccttcttttttaagacaaGCCCTAAAAAGGAACACAATGCTTCTATGTGATGCAGGTTGCATTGACATAATTCAAAATGCATTCAAAGCCATCAAGACACCCCAACAGCACTCTCTAAATCTTCGTTATGGCATGGAGACTACTAGTCTTTTGCTTTGCATTGGCAACAATTCTTCAGGAATCAGGTCAAGACATAGGAACTATGGGGATGCCAGTTTTTGTTATGATCCCGCATCACGGAAGACctatttcatctcatctcccaAGTATGGGGAGGGTTTAGGAAACGTGTGTACTGGTGTTGTCATGGAAAACAACACTATAATTGTGGCTGGAGAAGCAAGTGCCTCTAAACTCTCTAGACAAAGGAACAAGAATGTTGAAATCTATAG GTATCATGTTAGAGGAAACCAGTTTTGGGAAAAGTTATGCACAACTGAATTTCGAGAGCTCTATGCTCTAGGCAGTGTCCGTAACGACCTCTATGTTATAGGaggacagatgaaaatgaaaaaccagTATCTTATTACAAACTGTGTTGATAAGTACTCCGTAGAACGGGACAATTGGAAAAGGGTGTCTCCCCTTCCACTACAATTGGCATGTCATGCTGTAGTAACAGTGAATAATAAACTTTATGTGATTGGAGGCTGGACCCCTCAG ATGGATCTTCCTGATGAAGAACCTGATCGATTAAGCAACAAACTGTTGCAGTATGACCCCAACCAAGATCAGTGGACAGAGCGGGCACCCATGAAGTACTCTAAGTACCGATTCAGTACAGCTGTAGTCAACAGTGAGATTTATGTTTTGG GTATAATGGGAATtgcaaaaggagaagagaggaagttctttttcaaataa